Sequence from the Cucumis sativus cultivar 9930 chromosome 1, Cucumber_9930_V3, whole genome shotgun sequence genome:
acaaaaaaagttgtccaaaaatacatatgcataaataacttttttcaaaaagaaaaaaacttcccataataacaaataataataataataataaaagaaatcttAGTTAAtgtgtaaattaattattgatggTTAGCTTAAAATAGTCAAAATAACGGTCTGAATCTCTCATCTCttatttgtactaaaaaatgaaaattattaaccAAACTATTGGGataattttatctaatttaattgggttcataattttaaatagtattgtTGAGTGAGAAATATTGAACTAATCACGGGCACatcatttcttaaattaatgacgaaactttaaatatatgactaattaaaagttgacatATGTtccaattaaattcaaaacataaattgacaAATTCTGATGACAtcacatgttttcatcattatttttttatcaaaataattattttggttcaaataaatattacagCCATTTGGATCAAAGTTCAGTTGCaccaaaaaatacaaaattcatatGGTTGGTCCAAGAAGCCATGTCTATGGACCAACCAACTCAAGTCtataacttaatttttgtaaagaaaagtaattacCAAGTGGCAAATTTTAATTGGAATACATCCTGCGAAATTACATTAGATGACCAAAAAAAGACGATAatctgcttttaaatttattattttttgtaattttaaaaatgtaaatgacaaaaactcgtaattttgctatttttgcaaactcaCGTACTATATTGACTATATAGGTGCAAATTCACCcaagtatttttcattttttttttttataaaattattagtcCTAGAgatattatttcttaaataaaataaagctttaaaaaaatcatgaatgtTGTAAAATTGAGGAGCACAACGGTAcacaacaaaatcataaatatggagaacatgtaatataataatattatacaaaataactcaaattgatttaaaacttttcGGTATCTCCACATTAATTGAATTCTTTCgttaatgtattatttttacaCCATCACAAGATTTTATAATAACCACTTGGTCTTGTTATAGcaatactatttaaaagtttCTCAATTAGGTaccttcaacattttttttaaaatccttatttgttatagtttttactttttgctaccgtttttattacaatttacttttttagttttctttcatttttttgctACGATGTTTACTATTTCCTTCTCAAACTAATATAGTTACTCGCAAACGCATACTATtgtaacaaaaactaaaatagtccAACCCCAAACACAGACTATTGTAATCCAACTACGTTAAAGAACCCATCTACAAAGGTAGAATCTCCAAAAGTCTAATTGGTGCCACCTCTTCTCTCTCCGGTCTCGCTGCTTTGCACCTTTGGTCGAGCcctataataatatatatccaCCTTAAACGCCTCCTAAGAGTGTATGATTGTAGAATACATGGACAACATATACCCATGAAATTAGTGAGTGAAGACCACTTAGCTTGTTTCTAAATACACTATATATATGCATGGACATATAGTATTTATAATAgtaagtattattattattattagcttATTACGCTCAATACTTCAAGGGAAGCAACAAGAAATGAATCACACATCTAAAGTTGTGATCGAATTGCATGCAATAAAAGTTGCTTTATAGAGGAGGTAGGGGATTATCGTTATGATATCACTAAACATTACTTTGTGGATGGAACATGTGGAGGGGGAGGCGATGGGATGGCCATTTGGGGGTCATCGACGATGTTCGATTTTAAAGGCGAATTTGATGTGGTGGAGGAGGGGGAATAACCATTTGAGGGCCGCCAACATCGGAATCAAGATGATGGTGTGGTGGAGGAGGTGAAATGACCATTTGAGGGCCACCAATGTCAGAATCAAGATGATGGTGTGGAGGAGGGGGTgggatgaccatttgaggcCCGCCAACATCGGATTGTGGATGTTTGTGCGGCGGAGGTGGTGGGATGACCATTTGAAGGCCACCAATGTCCGAATTAAGATGATGGTGTGGTGGAGGGGGTGGAATGACCAATTGAGGGCCACCAACATCGGATTGTGGAAGCTTGTGcggtggaggaggaggaatAACCATTTGAGGGCCACCTACATCTGAATCAAGATGATGGTGTGGTGGAGGTGGTGGAATGACCATATGTGGGCCACCAACGTCTGAATCAAGATGATGATGTGGCGGAGGGGGTGGAATGACCAATTGAGGTCCGCCAACATCAGATTGTGGGTCAACATGAAGCAACACTGTAAATACACAAACAAAGAATTACAATACATGCATACgtgatatatgtatatgtatatatatacgaatgaaaaataatattcttgAATACGTACCACGACAATGTGACATTGTGGCTATGGATAAAAGCGACAGAAAGAGAAGAtaaattgtttgtgttttCTCCATATTGGTCACTAGAAAATGGAGAATAGAAGATTAATCTTGTGGAAATGGATGGAGGAGTGAAGGGTTTATATAAGATGGTTTTGTTGGCCAAAACAAGAATTATAGTTTAATCATAATTGGTAGGCAACTTAATAAAACTGAAATTGATAAAGTTATACTCAAACAGTTTTAATTGTCCATTTTAATGCCTAAAACTCAACAATCTTAACTTTCATCTAAAAACATCCAATATCGTGCTTAagagaatttaattactaCTTAGAGAAATTAGATgagaatcaacaaaaatagttgtccatgaaaaaataaattcatatgCTCGTATTACCTCTCTAACTCTCTAACTCCTTACTTAAGCACTCCTTCAACTCAAATTCTCGCCCAAGTTCTTTTGGAGATAcaaatattctttcaaaaaatgaattagaGATTTAAGTACTAAATATCGAAccacatcgcatcaaatcaatatatatagtttacaATATAAAGCACAAAAATAGGACTtcaaatattctttgaacACAACTTTCAAAGGGTTATGGGAACAAAAtcccttttcttatttttcctcaaacattttagaaaatcttttttatctcttcaAATTATTGTAGACGATTTCTTGGAGTATTCAtggatagaatttgaaataaaatccttgaaatttatatatatatgagtaattgtaatggatggtcatatgagaaataataattaagaatatagcaacatttaaaaataattacaaatatagcaaaactatcgttgatagacttggatcgctgatagactcgtatggtatatcagtgatagaccaatatttacaacatggtctattagacttctatcattgatagaatttgacaaattttactatatttacaaacattttaaatgttattacatacttaattattttaaatctaattgctaaatgtaagtatatatacatattgaCATACAACACATACACGTTGATATATCCGTGTAAGACCCAACCAAACCCACCTTTGGTTCATATGAGTCTCCACCCAATGTTGATGCCATCACATGATAAAGAAACCAcaagaaaagacaaaagacAGACAGAGAGGctgagaaattaaaagagCTTTGAGTCAACAACTCATGAAAGAAGACCTCAATGAATGATTGAATCATACTCTTTACATctcaataacaaaaactacttctttttagtttccaaatcattttttggatttttaaaCCGTTGATAAAAATTAGGAGAtgacaaagaaagaaatttgaattaaaaagtgatgtctatatacttaatttacaaaaactaaaaaaaaatgttacgaAAATGGAACATACAAGATTAAGCTTTGTctattcattaattaattttaaatattaatgtagcattaatatctattaattaattttaattaattatggaataaaatttaaaattaatttaaaaagtggtAAATGTATAACAAGACTAAGTTAATCATAGAAagattgttaaaaataaaaataaaatattgataaaatattaggatagttgtaaatttagccactatatgcaaaataattaagtatatagcaacattttttaaaaattgtaaatataacaaaatttatccaattctatcaatgatagaagtttatcaccGATaaaccatgttgtaaatattgatttataattgatagatCATATAAATCTATCCGTGATATAAGTTTATCAgagataattttgttatatttgtaatttttttttaatgtattcttaattattattcctaaaataagtttatcagagatagttttgttatatttgtaatttttttaatgtatcattaattattatttctaaaatggtcatcaattataattacctaaaattactttaataaattttgtcttttagtgatttttttaaatatatatttttatatttttaaaaagtctcttagttgtaattattttaaattaattaatagacatTTTAAACTAGGTACTAAAAATAAGTagttagtaaaaaaaaaataaaagtataaaccTTGTTATATAGACACcaaacttgaacaaaattcaaatctgaAGAAGTAAAATTATCGTACAAAATTCGTACAAAATTGCTAAAGTTAAAATCTagtcaaaagaaaactcaaaatttaaaaactaaaaacataacattttgaaatctatCAACTATACAAACCAAATCCAAAATCTCTaacaccaaaagaaaaaagtaataattttcaaagagaagaagaagaagaaagaaatggataaaaaagaacaaaattttgttttattttcaaaactcttCAAAGGGTGGACTTTGACCCACTACTTTTCCAATCTTGAaataatctctctctctctctctctctctctctctcatataTTATCTCTTGGCATTCCATTCTTGAAAAAGTCACTGtttccatttctctctcaATCTTTCCTACTTTTCAATCAACtccctaaaagaaaaaagacttcCACTTATATATGAATACCAAATCTTCTAACATTCCATAGAGTTTcatcatttcaaaaaaaaaatgtatgaagAAGAACATCATCAAGTAAGAAcaacaaaatagaataatacaAATCTTCTTccaatattttgataaatttttccCCAATATGGATATTGCCTTTCAACTCCATCAACCCCATCTCCATTCCTTTCTTCAAGATATAATGCAATCTTTTGGTTGCACTTACATTTGCCTTTGGTCTTATTTCCCTCAACCATCAAagtctctctcttttttctcttatagtaaattttcatttttgctcTTTTGGGTTGTTTTTGCTGATGTTTTCATCTTATTTTGCAGTTGCTTGAGGTTTTCAGATGGATTATTCTTGAAGGAATTTGATCAAGAACAAGTTGGGAGTTTATCTCTGTTGCTTTTTCGAGAATATCAACAGTTAGAATTCAGTGTTGATGACGGGTAATTGTTGTTACTAGTTGGTTAACATTTCCCATTTCGGTAACggtttggtttttggttttgtccAAGACTAAAAACCAATCGATTATCAAACATAACGGTTCGGCCTAAGTCGTTTTGCTTTTTtgtgttattatatatttgtaggCTTATTCCAGGACTTGCATATAAACATAATGATCCTTGTTTGAAATTGGAGAATTCTGAGCTTCAAACTTATGCTTCTGCTGATGTACAAAAACAGTTTTATCTTGtaagtttcattttttgtttgatcacttcaaattcaaattgtgtttatatatattcatttgtttttgtttttgttttcttggttTGTTTGTTCAGGCAGCTGGGATTCAGGTTGGTTATATTATTCTATGGGAATGAATTTGGTTGTGAGTACCTTTTAGAAAGTTAGAAGTTTTACTTGAAGATTAAACatttttggtttcttcttcGCCTTCGTTAGACTTCGATCTTCTTGGGAAGCATCCATGGTGAAATTGAGCTTGGTTTCTCTAACGTTTCTCAGGTGAACAATCACAAACTTTACCGTATATTCAAAAAGTTTTAAACTGATTATCATGTTGAATGGTTTGAATATGTTACCTGCTACTTTAAACGACCAAGTTTGGAGGTATCACTGAGAAATATGTTGTATAAACATTCTGCTTAAGTaattgttttctgttttctttatttgttgatCCTTAACATATTAATTAGTTCAAAGTTGGATTGattgaatagttttttttttaaggatttCAGGTTGATATTGAGATGATAATAAGCAGTTTGGTTCCTGTTGATGTTGTTGCTCCCAAGGTTCCAATAATGGAGCTTCCTCAGCCAtccacaaaatcaaaactaatcCCGAGTCTAAGTTCGATCCCGATCCTGAACCCAAACGCgctttcatcttcatcttcttcgttAAGATCATTGTCAATGGACAGCCCTGCAGAATCACCCTTCCCAACAGCTGACATTCCCATTCTTCAAAGCCAGCTTCAACCTTCCTCCATGGACTCCATTTTTGCTCAAGCAAGAAACCTTCAATTCCCCACACCAGAAGCCTTAGATGAGGCCATGACAAGAACAATTCTAGCAGTTCTTTCTTCACCAGCctgttcatcttcttcctctgttCATCCGCCTTTAGAGAAGCTTCCTCCAAGCTATCGTTTGAATGTAAAAGCTAGTGCTTTCAAGAAATTTGCGCTAGTTTTAACTCCGACCATGCGGTTGAATCGAAATTTGAGCACTAGGCAAAGCTTGCTTAAGAGATCATTGGCTTTCATGACAAACTTGAATCTCATGAGAGTTCGAGAACGCATGCCGACAACGAGTCGACCGACAAGCTCGCAACTACATCATGTGATATCAGAACGACGACGGAGGGAGAAGCTCAATGACAGCTTTCAAGCATTGAAATCTCTACTCCCACCCGGAACCAAGGTTTGATCTTTTTTACCATGTTTGAAAtggctttttaaaaaattacaaatataacaaaatctattagaGAGTAgatttctatcactaatatagACCCCTCATAATTGATGAGCTTTATTGTTGATCGACTTTTAATAGTGATTAGTCTATCGATTGATAGATTTTGTGAGCTATATCTAAGTTTTGCCATATCTACTCATACTTTAATCctgattattatatttataaccgTTTGTTTGATTAATGCAGAAAGATAAAGGATCAGTGCTAACAACAACAAGGGAGTATATGAGTTCATTGAAAGCTCAAGTAGCTGAGCTTAGCAGAAGGAACCAACAATTGGAAGCACAACTTTTACAAAGttgtaaagaagaagaaaaagaagaagcaataCTTTTtccacaaaaagaaattagatttAGGGTTGGAATTTCACAAGTTCAAGAATCAACCTCAGAAGGTCAAATTATAGATTTGAATATAGCAACTAGAGGAGAATTTTCTTCAttgacaaatatagtgattgGAGTTCTTGAGTTCTTGAAGCAGCTTAACAATGTGAGAGTTGTATCCATGGAAGGCAACACCCAGTTAACACCTTCTTCAAGTTCTATTAACCACCTAACTTTGAGATTAATCATTGAGGTAATTAGATATTGCTTCATTCTTAGCTTTCTGCTAACTAAAATATGAAACCCCAAGTATTCGTTTGGTAACTATTTCGAGGGTGTTTGGGATATTGAGTTGAGTTCTTAAGTCCGAAATTGTTGGAGTCAGAAAGTTTGTGTTTAGGAGTTAGTTTGGAGCTAAAAACATTAAAGAGCGAAAGAGGAGAAGAATTGAGTTTCTTGATTAAAACGTATCCAAAGTTTAATAGTGAACGTTGTTGAAGTTGACGGAGTTAGAATTATTTAACAACGACTAATTATGAagtttttggttatttgaaaagtaaaacttcttttctctttttttcttacctCTCTACAATAaaattcttaaacaaaaactttcaaaatctgacttggtttttgaaaaaattggtGGAGAGTTTAgagacttaattttcaaaaactaaaatccaaaaatcaaataatcacTTATGAACAGAATAACAATACAATTTCCATccatataattcaaattaaacttcTACTATCAGTCaatcaaaaaccaaacaaaacttGTTTCAAACGACTTTTCAGGTATTAATAAACGTATTTTTAAGCGTTTAGgtgaaaaaaaagtgtttcaaAATAGATGCGGAACGATCCAAGAAATAACATTATTAACACTATTTAGACAACCTCATGGAAGGTTCAATTGTCAATCAAGAAAGTGAGTAGGAAAGGAAAGTGAAATGAATCAACTTTAAGTAATCATTTGTCACtttgaaatatcaaatatcCATTAGGAAATGGGAAGGAAATTAGGTGTTAAAGAGCAGGTAGATAAATTAAGTAGAAAaattagatttcttttttctttttgttttaggcttaaaattttctacttttcttactttctttcttcttattgaATTAGGAGAATGAATGGGACAAGTCAGCCTTCCAGGAAGCAGTGGAAAGAGTTGTCTCTGACCTGgcaaaatgaaagatatataGACCAACCCCAATCTGCCATGTGGATCTTCCAAGTCAccactatttttttctcctatttcttgtgttattattattattattattataatgatATATAGATTATTCATTAGTGGTTATATTAtagttctttttgtttttatgtactttttatttttattttttttttgtctcctTTACTTAGGGTTTAGGGTGGCAAGTTTTGTTctcaatatctattattattgttattaattaagataataaaGTCTTTGCTATATCTTACAAAAATGGTATtaatattgtgttttttttctttttacttctaTGAAAAGCATCTCTAGAAAGTACATATAGACAAGTTTTGTTTGCAACCCAAACAAACTTTTTTCGAATAAGAAGACAAACGATTTCCCTTTTAATGAAATAGTCATTTATCTATTTACTTTATTGATATGTTtggagttttttcttttatatttaaacgAAATCTAAATCATGGGCATTAGAAAGACacatattttagaatttttaaaataaataaggaaaTGGATTGAAAGTCAATAAGTTTATGCATTTATGGGTTAAAAGAATGAGTTggatatgatatatttattcctcaaaattatttattacttctgacattatattatattataaagtaGTGTCCAATGcatatattttactttacaaGTATAGCATTAAGTAGAAAGTAAAAGCAACAATTACATTGGGAAATAGCAGAATGTAGAAAGATCACCTcagttcaaatattttgaaaatggaaactGATGCATTAATGTTTAACTAAAGTGTAAGTCTGTGGAAAGgaatgttaattatttgtctccatttttttgtttgagtgGAAAAGTGTTAAAGAGTTTGTAGAAGAAGCCGTCGCCCAAATTGACTAAAGCTTTTGAGAGAGACTTAATAAAGCAAATATATGATATCGTCAATATTCGTCTTTCAAGATCCACCAACCAATGCAAGACTGAATTTTTAACACTtttcacttcttcttcttccttttcccttttcaacTCATTCTATGGACAACACTGTTAAaaggtttaattttataattaaattaatttaactattttattaagtttattaCAAAGAAATgctaaaaattataattaatttaaatgtgaatttttttttttattattctttttaaaacaagaGAAACTTTTCCCTGCATGTCCTCAGATTCTCCAACCTCGACTCAACCAATaatatactataaaaaaaatataaaaaaatcggCAAAAGTgctttaaaatacaaaatcgaaacaattagttttattttttaatagttgTCTATTAtagtaatttgtttttgagaaGTTGTCAGGATGGTCAGATCATCCTTTTAGACGTAATAGGTCACAAGCATCCAGAAGACCGATTGCTTCTTAACAATATCATCACAATCAATGGGAATGTATTATTTGTGCTTATTTGGTAGGATTAGCGaacttaactattttaaagaaaaatatattttttttgtacgCATAAAATTGATCTTTTGTTGACCGTATATATATAGCAATCATAAATTTATAAGGTAGAAGTCATTATAACGATAATCATTCGCAACACTAGAATTAGTTGTTGAAACATTCTCACAGGGTTCTAACCAAGGTAGTGTGGGTAATgaaatctttattaaaaaacttattcaataaaatatttttaaatatagtaaaatgagcTGTcttatttgcaaatatagtaaaatcttattttctatTCATAGCATAGAATCAAATAGACTCTAacttattttacaatatttgtaaatatttttaataat
This genomic interval carries:
- the LOC116404385 gene encoding pollen-specific leucine-rich repeat extensin-like protein 3 encodes the protein MSHCRVLLHVDPQSDVGGPQLVIPPPPPHHHLDSDVGGPHMVIPPPPPHHHLDSDVGGPQMVIPPPPPHKLPQSDVGGPQLVIPPPPPHHHLNSDIGGLQMVIPPPPPHKHPQSDVGGPQMVIPPPPPHHHLDSDIGGPQMVISPPPPHHHLDSDVGGPQMVIPPPPPHQIRL
- the LOC101202922 gene encoding putative transcription factor bHLH041 isoform X2, translating into MKKNIINCLRFSDGLFLKEFDQEQVGSLSLLLFREYQQLEFSVDDGLIPGLAYKHNDPCLKLENSELQTYASADVQKQFYLAAGIQTSIFLGSIHGEIELGFSNVSQVDIEMIISSLVPVDVVAPKVPIMELPQPSTKSKLIPSLSSIPILNPNALSSSSSSLRSLSMDSPAESPFPTADIPILQSQLQPSSMDSIFAQARNLQFPTPEALDEAMTRTILAVLSSPACSSSSSVHPPLEKLPPSYRLNVKASAFKKFALVLTPTMRLNRNLSTRQSLLKRSLAFMTNLNLMRVRERMPTTSRPTSSQLHHVISERRRREKLNDSFQALKSLLPPGTKKDKGSVLTTTREYMSSLKAQVAELSRRNQQLEAQLLQSCKEEEKEEAILFPQKEIRFRVGISQVQESTSEGQIIDLNIATRGEFSSLTNIVIGVLEFLKQLNNVRVVSMEGNTQLTPSSSSINHLTLRLIIEENEWDKSAFQEAVERVVSDLAK
- the LOC101202922 gene encoding putative transcription factor bHLH041 isoform X1, which codes for MDIAFQLHQPHLHSFLQDIMQSFGCTYICLWSYFPQPSNCLRFSDGLFLKEFDQEQVGSLSLLLFREYQQLEFSVDDGLIPGLAYKHNDPCLKLENSELQTYASADVQKQFYLAAGIQTSIFLGSIHGEIELGFSNVSQVDIEMIISSLVPVDVVAPKVPIMELPQPSTKSKLIPSLSSIPILNPNALSSSSSSLRSLSMDSPAESPFPTADIPILQSQLQPSSMDSIFAQARNLQFPTPEALDEAMTRTILAVLSSPACSSSSSVHPPLEKLPPSYRLNVKASAFKKFALVLTPTMRLNRNLSTRQSLLKRSLAFMTNLNLMRVRERMPTTSRPTSSQLHHVISERRRREKLNDSFQALKSLLPPGTKKDKGSVLTTTREYMSSLKAQVAELSRRNQQLEAQLLQSCKEEEKEEAILFPQKEIRFRVGISQVQESTSEGQIIDLNIATRGEFSSLTNIVIGVLEFLKQLNNVRVVSMEGNTQLTPSSSSINHLTLRLIIEENEWDKSAFQEAVERVVSDLAK